A single Cnuibacter physcomitrellae DNA region contains:
- the dxs gene encoding 1-deoxy-D-xylulose-5-phosphate synthase, with the protein MSLLENISGPRDLDSLRPEELEQLAREIRTFLVTEVSKTGGHLGPNLGVVELTLGIHRVFDSPRDAIVFDTGHQSYVHKLLTGRQDFSRLRQSGGLAGYPQRSESDHDVVESSHASSSLSWADGISRAFEMTGQSDRHVVAVVGDGALTGGMTWEALNNISDDNTRNLVIIVNDNGRSYAPTIGGIARYLNGVRTKRGYRELYHTSRRLFDRFGAPGRAFYRGIRGGTHGFLSRFSNNDALYSNLDIKYIGPIDGHDQHAVEEALHQAKEYAAPVIVHAITQKGRGYEPALTDAADRFHAVGKIDPETGEPVSGPSGAPSWTGVFADELVAQAERDPSLVAITAAMLRPTGLHKMAERFPTRVLDVGIAEQHAVASAAGLAFGGMHPVVALYATFMNRAFDQVLMDVGLHHAGVTFVLDRSGVTGPDGPSHHGMWDLAILQVVPRIRIAAPRDAERLREEFDEAVRVSDAPTVVRFPKGEVSPALPALRRLRDGVDVLFESERHDVLLVAVGSMAGLALEVAERLEEHGIGATVIDPRWVVPVPFSVIELADAHRIVVSIEDGVRVGGIGTRIRQDLRAAGVDTAVDELGLPDEFLEHASREEILAHVGLTADQITEDIVAQVSGNKIPVARPVSPADTAELRLH; encoded by the coding sequence ATGAGTCTGCTCGAGAACATCTCCGGTCCGCGCGACCTCGATTCGCTGCGACCCGAAGAGCTCGAGCAGCTGGCGCGGGAGATCCGCACCTTCCTCGTCACCGAGGTCTCGAAGACGGGTGGTCACCTCGGCCCGAACCTGGGTGTGGTCGAACTCACGCTCGGCATCCACCGGGTCTTCGACTCCCCGCGCGACGCGATCGTCTTCGACACCGGTCACCAGTCCTACGTGCACAAGCTCCTCACGGGGCGCCAGGACTTCTCGCGACTGCGCCAGAGCGGCGGACTGGCCGGCTACCCGCAGCGCTCCGAGAGCGACCACGACGTCGTGGAGTCTTCGCACGCGTCCAGTTCGCTGTCGTGGGCGGACGGCATCTCCCGCGCGTTCGAGATGACCGGGCAGAGCGACCGTCACGTCGTGGCCGTTGTCGGCGACGGCGCCCTCACCGGCGGCATGACGTGGGAGGCGCTGAACAACATCAGCGACGACAACACCCGCAACCTGGTCATCATCGTCAACGACAACGGCCGGTCGTACGCTCCGACCATCGGCGGGATCGCGCGCTACCTGAACGGCGTGCGGACGAAGCGCGGGTACCGAGAGCTCTACCACACGAGCCGACGTCTCTTCGATCGCTTCGGCGCGCCCGGCCGCGCCTTCTACCGCGGCATCCGCGGCGGCACGCACGGCTTCCTCAGCCGGTTCAGCAACAACGACGCGCTCTACTCCAACCTCGACATCAAGTACATCGGACCCATCGACGGGCACGACCAGCACGCGGTCGAGGAGGCACTCCATCAGGCGAAGGAGTACGCCGCCCCGGTGATCGTGCACGCGATCACCCAGAAGGGCCGCGGCTACGAGCCGGCCCTCACCGACGCGGCCGACCGGTTCCACGCGGTCGGCAAGATCGACCCCGAGACCGGCGAGCCCGTGTCGGGTCCGTCGGGCGCCCCCTCATGGACGGGCGTCTTCGCCGACGAGCTCGTCGCCCAGGCCGAGCGCGACCCCTCGCTCGTGGCGATCACCGCCGCCATGCTGCGCCCGACCGGGCTGCACAAGATGGCCGAGCGGTTCCCCACCCGTGTGCTCGACGTGGGCATCGCCGAGCAGCACGCCGTCGCCTCCGCGGCGGGCCTCGCCTTCGGCGGCATGCACCCGGTCGTCGCGCTGTACGCGACGTTCATGAACCGCGCCTTCGATCAGGTCCTGATGGACGTCGGCCTCCATCACGCGGGCGTCACGTTCGTGCTCGACCGCTCCGGCGTGACCGGACCGGACGGGCCGAGCCACCACGGCATGTGGGACCTCGCGATCCTGCAGGTGGTGCCCCGCATCCGGATCGCCGCACCGCGCGACGCCGAGCGGCTCCGCGAGGAGTTCGACGAGGCGGTCCGCGTCTCGGATGCGCCCACCGTCGTGCGGTTCCCGAAGGGCGAGGTCAGCCCCGCCCTCCCGGCTCTGCGACGGCTCCGTGACGGCGTCGACGTGCTGTTCGAGAGTGAGCGCCACGACGTGCTCCTGGTCGCGGTCGGCTCGATGGCCGGGCTCGCCCTCGAGGTCGCCGAGCGGCTCGAGGAGCACGGCATCGGTGCGACCGTGATCGACCCGCGCTGGGTCGTCCCCGTGCCGTTCTCGGTGATCGAGCTCGCCGACGCGCACCGGATCGTGGTCTCGATCGAGGACGGCGTGCGGGTGGGTGGCATCGGCACCCGCATCAGGCAGGACCTCCGGGCAGCCGGTGTCGACACGGCGGTCGACGAGCTGGGGCTGCCCGACGAGTTCCTCGAGCACGCCTCCAGGGAGGAGATCCTCGCCCACGTGGGTCTCACGGCCGATCAGATCACCGAGGACATCGTCGCCCAGGTGAGCGGCAACAAGATCCCGGTCGCGCGGCCGGTGAGCCCGGCCGACACCGCCGAGCTGCGCCTGCACTGA
- a CDS encoding aconitate hydratase has translation MSAVNSFGAKDTLQVGDQSYEIFRIDSVPGYEKLPFSLKVLLENLLRTEDGANITADQIRALGAWVPEAEPDTEIQFTPARVIMQDFTGVPCIVDLATMREAVGALGGDPAKINPLAPAELVIDHSVIADLFGTENALERNVEIEYERNGERYQFLRWGQTAFDDFKVVPPGTGIVHQVNIEYLARVTFTRTVDGVLRAYPDTCVGTDSHTTMVNGLGVLGWGVGGIEAEAAMLGQPVSMLIPKVVGFKLTGTIPTGVTATDVVLTITSMLRKHGVVGKFVEFYGEGVGSVPLANRATIGNMSPEFGSTAAMFPIDDVTLDYLRLTGRSDEQVALVEAYAKTQHLWHDAASEPSYSEYLELDLSTVVPSISGPKRPQDRIELSVAKSTFEHDLADYASVDAGHSLVDAAVEGTFPASDPIGFTAQDEETAHQQVPDEISHQHDRSAAPVTVSKPTQVTLQDDGREFTIDHGAVAIAAITSCTNTSNPSVMLAAGLLARNASQKGLKAKPWVKTTLAPGSKVVTDYYEKAGLTTYLEDLGFYTVGYGCTTCIGNSGPLLDEISTAVNDNDLAVTAVLSGNRNFEGRINPDVKMNYLASPPLVIAYALAGSMNFDFEADALGVDTDGNDVYLRDIWPDAAEVQKTIDTSIDTGMFDKQYSSVFEGDDRWRSLPTPDSEVFEWDAQSTYVRKPPYFEGMTLETTPVSDIAGARVLAKLGDSVTTDHISPAGSIKADSPAGKYLQEHGVDRKDFNSYGSRRGNHEVMIRGTFANIRLKNQLLDGVEGGYTRDFTQEGGPQSFIYDASTNYQAAGIPLVVFAGKEYGSGSSRDWAAKGTSLLGVRAVIAESFERIHRSNLIGMGVVPLQFPAGESASSLGLDGTEVVSISGIEQLNEGTTPKTVHVVAAPSEQSPEGKQTVEFDAVVRIDTPGEADYYRNGGILQYVLRSLV, from the coding sequence ATGTCCGCAGTCAACAGCTTCGGTGCGAAGGACACACTCCAGGTGGGGGATCAGTCGTACGAGATCTTCCGGATCGACTCGGTCCCGGGCTACGAGAAGCTCCCGTTCAGCCTCAAGGTGCTGCTCGAGAACCTGCTCCGCACCGAGGACGGTGCGAACATCACCGCCGACCAGATCCGCGCCCTGGGCGCCTGGGTCCCCGAGGCGGAGCCCGACACCGAGATCCAGTTCACGCCGGCCCGCGTGATCATGCAGGACTTCACCGGCGTCCCCTGCATCGTCGACCTCGCCACGATGCGCGAGGCCGTCGGCGCCCTCGGCGGCGACCCGGCCAAGATCAACCCCCTCGCTCCCGCCGAGCTGGTCATCGACCACTCGGTGATCGCCGACCTCTTCGGCACCGAGAACGCCCTCGAGCGCAACGTCGAGATCGAGTACGAGCGCAACGGCGAGCGGTACCAGTTCCTCCGCTGGGGGCAGACCGCGTTCGACGACTTCAAGGTGGTCCCGCCGGGCACCGGCATCGTCCACCAGGTCAACATCGAGTACCTGGCGCGCGTCACCTTCACCCGCACGGTCGACGGCGTGCTCCGCGCCTACCCCGACACCTGCGTCGGCACCGACAGCCACACCACGATGGTGAACGGCCTCGGCGTCCTCGGCTGGGGTGTGGGCGGCATCGAGGCCGAGGCGGCGATGCTCGGTCAGCCGGTGTCGATGCTCATCCCGAAGGTGGTCGGCTTCAAGCTCACGGGCACGATCCCCACCGGCGTCACCGCCACCGACGTCGTGCTCACCATCACCTCGATGCTCCGCAAGCACGGCGTGGTCGGCAAGTTCGTCGAGTTCTACGGCGAGGGCGTCGGCTCGGTGCCGCTCGCGAACCGCGCCACGATCGGCAACATGAGCCCGGAGTTCGGCTCGACCGCCGCGATGTTCCCGATCGACGACGTCACGCTCGACTACCTGCGCCTCACCGGGCGCAGCGACGAGCAGGTCGCGCTGGTCGAGGCCTACGCCAAGACGCAGCACCTGTGGCACGACGCCGCGAGCGAGCCCTCCTACAGCGAGTACCTCGAGCTCGACCTCTCGACGGTGGTGCCGTCGATCTCCGGCCCGAAGCGCCCCCAGGACCGCATCGAGCTCTCGGTCGCGAAGTCCACGTTCGAGCACGACCTCGCCGACTACGCCTCGGTCGACGCCGGCCACTCGCTCGTCGACGCGGCCGTCGAGGGCACGTTCCCGGCCTCCGACCCCATCGGCTTCACCGCCCAGGACGAGGAGACCGCTCACCAGCAGGTCCCCGACGAGATCAGCCACCAGCACGACCGGAGCGCCGCTCCCGTCACGGTCTCCAAGCCCACGCAGGTGACGCTGCAGGACGACGGGCGCGAGTTCACCATCGACCACGGTGCGGTCGCGATCGCCGCGATCACCTCCTGCACCAACACCTCGAACCCGTCGGTCATGCTCGCCGCGGGCCTCCTCGCCCGCAACGCGAGCCAGAAGGGCCTCAAGGCGAAGCCGTGGGTGAAGACCACGCTCGCGCCGGGATCGAAGGTCGTCACCGACTACTACGAGAAGGCCGGTCTCACGACCTACCTCGAGGACCTCGGCTTCTACACGGTCGGCTACGGCTGCACCACCTGCATCGGCAACTCGGGCCCGCTGCTCGACGAGATCTCGACCGCGGTCAACGACAACGACCTGGCCGTCACCGCGGTGCTCTCCGGAAACCGCAACTTCGAGGGTCGGATCAACCCCGACGTCAAGATGAACTACCTCGCCAGCCCGCCGCTGGTGATCGCGTACGCTCTCGCCGGGTCGATGAACTTCGACTTCGAGGCGGATGCGCTGGGCGTCGACACCGACGGCAACGACGTCTACCTTCGCGATATCTGGCCCGACGCCGCCGAGGTGCAGAAGACGATCGACACCTCGATCGACACCGGCATGTTCGACAAGCAGTACTCGTCGGTCTTCGAGGGCGACGACCGGTGGCGGTCGCTGCCCACGCCCGACAGCGAGGTGTTCGAGTGGGACGCGCAGTCGACCTACGTCCGGAAGCCCCCGTACTTCGAGGGCATGACGCTCGAGACCACGCCGGTCTCCGACATCGCTGGCGCCCGCGTGCTGGCGAAGCTGGGTGACTCGGTCACGACCGACCACATCAGCCCGGCCGGGTCGATCAAGGCCGACAGCCCTGCAGGCAAGTACCTGCAGGAGCACGGCGTCGACCGCAAGGACTTCAACTCCTACGGCTCGCGTCGCGGCAACCACGAGGTCATGATCCGCGGCACCTTCGCGAACATCCGTCTGAAGAACCAGCTCCTCGACGGCGTCGAGGGCGGCTACACGCGCGACTTCACGCAGGAGGGCGGCCCGCAGTCGTTCATCTACGACGCGTCGACGAACTACCAGGCGGCGGGCATCCCGCTCGTCGTGTTCGCGGGCAAGGAGTACGGCTCGGGCTCGAGCCGCGACTGGGCGGCCAAGGGCACCTCGCTCCTCGGCGTCCGCGCCGTCATCGCCGAGAGCTTCGAGCGCATCCACCGCTCGAACCTGATCGGCATGGGCGTCGTCCCGCTCCAGTTCCCGGCCGGCGAGTCGGCCTCGAGCCTCGGCCTCGACGGCACCGAGGTCGTCTCGATCAGCGGCATCGAGCAGCTGAACGAGGGCACGACCCCCAAGACGGTGCACGTCGTCGCGGCGCCGAGCGAGCAGTCGCCCGAGGGCAAGCAGACCGTGGAGTTCGACGCCGTGGTCCGCATCGACACGCCCGGTGAGGCCGACTACTACCGCAACGGCGGCATCCTGCAGTACGTGCTGCGGTCGCTCGTCTGA
- a CDS encoding HAD-IC family P-type ATPase has product MSARGLTGAEVADRIAAGQVNVSTIRTSRTVGSILRENVLTFFNGILTVCFLAVLLLGDLADGLFYGIVVVNSAIGIVQELRAKRSLDRLALLAEADVLVRRDGAEVSIPPAQIVLGETVLLRPGDQVQADATVTASTDLLLDESMLTGESEPVAKTTGDALLSGSYVVSGTSEAEVVAVGADAYANRLTERIRRRTLVHSELRAATNRILVYLTWLLVPVILIVLGGRVLTYGGGLDDLGSVEPAAWRQAALDAVASVVGMIPEGLVLLTSLAFGVAVIQLARQRVLVQELAAVEVLARVDVLCLDKTGTLTTGEIGFERLVTLDDRMPESRIDAVLGLIAHDVAANQTALALRPHYVEPAIPVSDRLPFSSRRGYSALTFGVGDAAATWLLGAPERLLPPGSESLAKAMEIAATGRRTLALALGDGRAADHAEGIAGARPVAIAVFRESVRSDAADTLGYFSDQEVRTIVISGDNPVTVGSIAGELGIRGDAVDASALDDDEVVPALARTDVFGRVGPERKRDIVHALQADGRTVAMTGDGVNDAMAVKESDLGIAMGNATPATRAVSRIVLLDSRFERLPTVLSYARRVTANVERVSNLFITKTVYGIVLALVSAFLLWRFPFLPRQMTLVSTLAIGIPSFFLALAPNRRRYVPGVLRRILGFSVPAGLLAAASCVSVYALLSGVVPLDEARSATTIALFLPSLWVLCVLARPLTRWRLGLVVGVAIVFALAFAVPLGRDFFVLVVPQPLPLLVAAGIGCAGAAAIEAWYRVARRRGLVFDRE; this is encoded by the coding sequence ATGTCGGCGCGGGGCCTGACCGGCGCGGAGGTCGCCGACCGCATCGCCGCGGGGCAGGTCAACGTCTCCACGATCCGCACGTCGCGGACGGTCGGCTCGATCCTCCGCGAGAACGTGCTGACGTTCTTCAACGGCATCCTGACCGTCTGCTTCCTCGCGGTGCTGCTGCTCGGCGACCTCGCCGATGGCCTCTTCTACGGCATCGTCGTGGTCAACTCGGCGATCGGGATAGTCCAGGAGCTCCGCGCCAAGCGCAGCCTCGACCGCCTCGCCCTCCTGGCGGAGGCCGACGTGCTCGTCCGCCGCGACGGCGCGGAGGTCTCGATCCCTCCGGCGCAGATCGTGCTCGGCGAGACCGTGCTGCTCAGGCCCGGCGATCAGGTGCAGGCGGATGCGACGGTCACCGCCTCGACCGATCTCCTGCTCGACGAGTCGATGCTCACGGGGGAGTCGGAGCCCGTGGCGAAGACGACCGGGGATGCCCTGCTCTCGGGCTCGTACGTCGTGTCCGGGACCTCCGAGGCGGAGGTCGTCGCGGTGGGGGCCGACGCCTACGCGAATCGGCTCACCGAGCGCATCCGCCGGCGCACCCTGGTGCACTCCGAGCTCCGAGCGGCGACCAACCGCATCCTCGTCTACCTGACCTGGCTCCTGGTCCCCGTCATCCTCATCGTGCTCGGAGGACGCGTGCTCACGTACGGCGGCGGCCTCGACGACCTCGGCTCCGTCGAGCCCGCGGCATGGCGTCAGGCCGCGCTCGATGCCGTGGCGAGCGTGGTCGGCATGATCCCGGAGGGCCTCGTCCTGCTCACCAGCCTCGCCTTCGGCGTGGCCGTCATCCAGCTCGCCCGGCAGCGGGTGCTGGTACAGGAGCTGGCGGCCGTCGAGGTGCTGGCGCGGGTGGACGTGCTCTGCCTCGACAAGACCGGCACGCTCACGACGGGTGAGATCGGCTTCGAGCGCCTGGTCACGCTCGACGATCGGATGCCCGAGTCGCGGATCGACGCGGTCCTCGGGCTCATCGCCCACGACGTGGCCGCCAACCAGACGGCGCTCGCGCTGCGACCGCACTACGTCGAACCGGCCATCCCCGTGTCCGACCGCCTGCCCTTCAGCTCCCGGCGCGGCTACAGCGCGCTGACCTTCGGAGTGGGCGACGCCGCCGCGACGTGGTTGCTCGGCGCACCGGAGCGCCTGCTGCCTCCGGGCTCCGAGTCGCTGGCGAAGGCCATGGAGATCGCCGCCACGGGGCGCCGCACGCTCGCGCTGGCGCTCGGCGACGGACGCGCAGCCGACCACGCCGAGGGCATCGCGGGCGCGCGTCCGGTCGCGATCGCGGTCTTCCGCGAGAGCGTGCGCTCCGACGCGGCCGACACCCTGGGGTACTTCTCCGACCAGGAGGTGCGGACCATCGTCATCTCCGGCGACAACCCCGTCACCGTGGGCTCGATCGCCGGCGAGCTCGGCATCCGCGGCGACGCCGTCGACGCCTCCGCGCTGGACGACGACGAGGTGGTCCCGGCCCTGGCGCGGACCGACGTGTTCGGCCGCGTCGGCCCGGAGCGCAAGCGCGACATCGTCCACGCGCTGCAGGCGGACGGCCGGACCGTGGCGATGACCGGCGACGGGGTGAACGACGCGATGGCGGTGAAGGAGTCGGACCTCGGCATCGCGATGGGCAACGCCACACCCGCCACCAGGGCCGTGTCGCGCATCGTCCTCCTCGACAGCCGCTTCGAGCGGCTGCCGACCGTGCTCTCCTACGCTCGGCGGGTCACCGCGAACGTCGAGCGGGTCTCCAACCTCTTCATCACCAAGACCGTCTACGGCATCGTGCTCGCGCTCGTCAGCGCGTTCCTGCTCTGGCGCTTCCCGTTCCTGCCCCGACAGATGACCCTGGTGTCCACCCTGGCCATCGGCATCCCGTCGTTCTTCCTCGCCCTGGCCCCGAACCGCCGCCGCTACGTCCCGGGAGTGCTCCGGCGCATCCTGGGCTTCTCGGTCCCGGCGGGGCTCCTCGCCGCGGCGTCCTGCGTGTCGGTGTACGCGCTGCTGTCCGGCGTCGTACCGCTCGACGAGGCCAGGAGCGCCACCACGATCGCGCTCTTCCTGCCCTCGCTCTGGGTGCTCTGCGTGCTCGCGCGACCACTGACGCGGTGGCGCCTCGGCCTGGTCGTCGGGGTGGCGATCGTCTTCGCGCTCGCCTTCGCCGTGCCGCTCGGGCGTGACTTCTTCGTCCTCGTGGTGCCGCAGCCCCTCCCTCTGCTCGTCGCGGCCGGCATCGGATGCGCGGGAGCCGCGGCCATCGAGGCCTGGTACCGCGTCGCTCGACGGCGGGGCCTCGTGTTCGACCGCGAGTGA
- a CDS encoding DUF3159 domain-containing protein, whose translation MSDDRTPEPEGPTLSDAFAQAARRSGLAKVAPGETPTASSLLAAMGGVRGLIESILPGFGFLVIYAITKDLVLSVLAPVALSVVFVLVRLVTRSPVMPAIAGLLGVGISAGLALFTGRAEDNFVLGIGINIVCLLVLLVSLVVRRPFIGVIVGLLTGDSGWRADPAKSRVVLIATWCWVGLFVVRLAVEVPLYLTAQTELLAGAKLVLGVPFYAAMLWVTWLLVRTAFARNRDQPVADDVAR comes from the coding sequence ATGAGCGACGACCGCACGCCGGAGCCGGAGGGCCCCACCCTGTCCGACGCCTTCGCCCAGGCCGCCAGACGGTCGGGTCTGGCGAAGGTGGCGCCGGGGGAGACCCCGACCGCCTCGTCGCTGCTCGCCGCCATGGGCGGTGTCCGCGGCCTGATCGAGTCGATCCTCCCGGGATTCGGCTTCCTCGTGATCTACGCGATCACGAAGGACCTCGTGCTGTCGGTGCTCGCGCCGGTCGCCCTGTCGGTGGTGTTCGTGCTCGTCCGGCTCGTCACCCGCAGCCCGGTCATGCCGGCCATCGCGGGCTTGCTCGGGGTGGGCATCTCGGCCGGGCTCGCCCTCTTCACGGGTCGCGCCGAGGACAACTTCGTCCTGGGCATCGGCATCAACATCGTGTGCCTCCTGGTCCTCCTCGTCTCGCTCGTGGTGCGGAGGCCCTTCATCGGGGTCATCGTGGGCCTGCTGACCGGCGACAGCGGTTGGCGGGCCGACCCGGCGAAGTCCCGAGTGGTCCTGATCGCCACGTGGTGCTGGGTGGGTCTGTTCGTGGTGCGTCTGGCCGTCGAGGTCCCGCTCTACCTCACGGCCCAGACCGAGCTGCTCGCAGGCGCGAAGCTGGTCCTGGGCGTGCCGTTCTACGCCGCGATGCTCTGGGTGACCTGGCTCCTCGTGCGCACCGCCTTCGCGCGGAACCGCGACCAGCCGGTCGCGGACGACGTCGCCCGGTAG
- a CDS encoding DUF3710 domain-containing protein, producing the protein MTDDKDDALEVVAADEEATELANEIATGPDDSKSAPEDRATEGPFDASEANPARPYVDLGGIKILPREGLHLRLEVEEGTNRVVAIGLDYAGSTLQVQAFAAPRTTGLWHEIREQIEDQILKQGGTSTLENGPFGPELLAAVPAAAPDGTTAARRARFVGVDGPRWLLRGVIAGRAIEDPAAKAAVEDLFRSVVVVRGGNPMPPRDLIPLTIPQTAAGQGPAGAQGPNATPGSPTGGAAR; encoded by the coding sequence ATGACCGACGACAAGGACGACGCCCTCGAGGTCGTCGCCGCGGACGAGGAGGCCACCGAGCTCGCGAACGAGATCGCGACCGGCCCCGACGACTCGAAGTCGGCTCCCGAGGACCGCGCGACGGAGGGCCCCTTCGACGCCTCCGAGGCGAACCCCGCCCGCCCCTACGTCGACCTGGGCGGCATCAAGATCCTGCCGCGCGAGGGCCTCCACCTCCGCCTGGAGGTCGAGGAGGGCACGAACCGCGTGGTCGCCATCGGACTCGACTACGCCGGATCGACCCTCCAGGTGCAGGCGTTCGCCGCACCGCGCACGACGGGCCTCTGGCACGAGATCCGCGAGCAGATCGAGGATCAGATCCTCAAGCAGGGCGGCACCAGCACCCTGGAGAACGGGCCGTTCGGGCCGGAGCTCCTCGCCGCCGTCCCCGCCGCGGCCCCCGACGGCACCACCGCGGCCCGCCGCGCTCGCTTCGTGGGCGTCGACGGCCCCCGTTGGCTGCTGCGCGGGGTGATCGCCGGCCGGGCGATCGAGGACCCGGCGGCCAAGGCCGCGGTGGAGGACCTCTTCCGGAGCGTGGTGGTCGTTCGCGGCGGGAACCCGATGCCGCCGCGCGACCTCATCCCGCTGACGATCCCGCAGACCGCGGCCGGGCAGGGCCCTGCCGGCGCCCAGGGTCCGAACGCGACGCCGGGGAGTCCGACCGGCGGCGCCGCGCGCTGA
- the dut gene encoding dUTP diphosphatase yields the protein MTDSTEILITAPYVPAYAHPGDAGADLLSAEAFVLAPGERRTVPTGVALALPDGYAAFVVPRSGLASKHGITIVNAPGTVDAGYRGEIKVALLNTDADASYEVAVGDRIAQLIIMPVTRAVFVPVETLPGSARGEGGFGSTGYGSQEGGRA from the coding sequence GTGACCGACAGCACCGAGATCCTCATCACGGCGCCCTACGTACCCGCGTACGCGCATCCGGGAGACGCCGGGGCCGATCTGCTCTCAGCCGAGGCGTTCGTCCTCGCTCCGGGCGAGCGCCGCACGGTGCCGACCGGCGTCGCGCTGGCCCTGCCCGACGGGTACGCCGCGTTCGTGGTGCCCCGCAGCGGGCTCGCCTCCAAGCACGGCATCACCATCGTGAACGCCCCGGGCACGGTCGACGCCGGCTACCGCGGCGAGATCAAGGTCGCGCTGCTCAACACCGACGCCGACGCCTCCTACGAGGTCGCGGTCGGCGACCGCATCGCGCAGCTCATCATCATGCCGGTGACCAGGGCCGTCTTCGTGCCCGTCGAGACGCTCCCCGGGAGCGCACGCGGCGAGGGCGGCTTCGGCTCCACCGGATACGGATCCCAGGAAGGCGGCAGAGCATGA
- a CDS encoding DUF3093 domain-containing protein, whose product MASYRERLVPSPWIFIATALLIPASMVVFAPIQGIGFALGAGIGVVLYAGVIGTLVGTAPVIEVADGELRAGRAHIPVGLVSAVEGFDGSDAALERGRRLDARAYLCIRGWIAPVVKATIADPQDPTPYWLVSTRRPGDLKKAVEAARSSAV is encoded by the coding sequence ATGGCCTCCTACCGCGAACGTCTGGTGCCCTCGCCCTGGATCTTCATCGCCACGGCTCTGCTGATCCCGGCGAGCATGGTCGTCTTCGCACCCATCCAGGGGATCGGGTTCGCTCTCGGCGCAGGGATCGGCGTGGTGCTCTATGCGGGGGTGATCGGGACCCTCGTCGGGACCGCACCCGTGATCGAGGTCGCCGACGGGGAGCTCAGGGCGGGACGCGCGCACATCCCGGTGGGGCTGGTCTCGGCCGTCGAGGGCTTCGACGGCTCGGACGCGGCGCTGGAGCGCGGTCGCCGGCTGGATGCGCGGGCCTATCTGTGCATCCGCGGCTGGATCGCGCCGGTCGTCAAAGCGACGATCGCCGACCCGCAGGATCCGACACCCTATTGGTTGGTGTCGACCAGGCGGCCCGGCGATCTGAAGAAGGCTGTGGAGGCGGCCCGCTCGTCGGCCGTGTGA
- a CDS encoding DUF4193 domain-containing protein, with protein sequence MATDYDAPRKTDDDSESIEALKERVPDKMSGVVDVDDADNPGSFDLPGADLSDLDLDVVVLPPQADEFTCISCFLVKHRSQIDHEEKLGAICVECAS encoded by the coding sequence ATGGCGACTGATTACGACGCACCGCGCAAGACCGATGACGACTCGGAGTCGATCGAGGCGCTGAAGGAGCGTGTGCCGGACAAGATGTCCGGCGTCGTAGACGTCGATGACGCCGACAACCCGGGCAGCTTCGACCTGCCGGGTGCCGACCTCTCCGATCTCGACCTCGACGTGGTCGTGCTCCCGCCCCAGGCGGACGAGTTCACCTGCATCAGCTGCTTCCTGGTGAAGCACCGCTCGCAGATCGACCACGAGGAGAAGCTCGGCGCCATCTGCGTCGAATGCGCCTCCTGA